One genomic segment of Kiritimatiella glycovorans includes these proteins:
- a CDS encoding oligosaccharide flippase family protein has protein sequence MIGFVKNLRDRYRFAWDSGLLIGTGAVTGFFYLLVHVVLGRMMPGVDYAAVVALLGLLSVLGLPAAAMQITIARYIAEHAHQNAVQVWVTIFKRAMRRVSFWACGGLAAWILFSPWLRRLFEAPSIWSIILLGTIAVLMLYRPIIGGALQGSRNFGWLAASNFSSGFFRLLLCALIVWWGGSVDGVMTGVLLATFLSLAIGNIPFRRVVRETTAIPDYDTGPIYRYLWPVLLGQGAVFLLMHGDIMMSKRFLEGEALAVYGKAATLSRTVLFLAQPVALAMFPRAVTSARRAIFFAPFLFALLSSLAAAVLIALVPAVPMRLMYGIDGGAYLDCARLYVWAALPISLVGIVSKYLWARHLTGRTLGLLPLVTGYLMALFAFHETPRQMIACVAAGGWLSIAFLMISMFGGRGKRILQKEARS, from the coding sequence ATGATCGGGTTTGTGAAGAATCTGCGCGACCGGTATCGGTTTGCATGGGACAGCGGGCTGCTGATCGGTACCGGAGCCGTGACGGGTTTTTTCTATCTGCTCGTGCACGTGGTGCTGGGCCGAATGATGCCGGGGGTGGACTACGCAGCCGTCGTCGCGTTGCTCGGCCTGCTCAGTGTGCTGGGGCTGCCCGCGGCCGCGATGCAGATTACGATCGCGCGCTACATCGCCGAGCACGCGCACCAGAACGCGGTTCAGGTATGGGTTACCATTTTCAAGCGCGCCATGCGGCGGGTCAGCTTCTGGGCGTGCGGAGGGCTCGCGGCCTGGATCCTGTTCTCACCCTGGTTGCGACGGCTTTTCGAGGCGCCGAGCATCTGGTCGATCATCCTGCTCGGAACTATCGCAGTGCTGATGCTCTACCGGCCGATCATCGGCGGCGCCCTCCAGGGTTCCCGGAATTTCGGCTGGCTGGCCGCCTCCAATTTCAGCAGCGGTTTTTTCAGACTGCTGCTCTGCGCGCTGATCGTCTGGTGGGGAGGGAGCGTCGACGGGGTTATGACCGGCGTCCTTCTCGCGACCTTCCTGAGTCTCGCCATCGGTAATATTCCCTTCCGTCGCGTGGTCAGGGAAACAACCGCCATACCCGATTACGACACAGGCCCGATCTACCGATACCTCTGGCCGGTACTGCTGGGGCAGGGCGCCGTCTTTCTCCTGATGCACGGCGATATCATGATGTCGAAGCGGTTTCTGGAGGGGGAGGCGCTGGCGGTGTACGGCAAGGCGGCCACCCTTTCACGAACCGTGCTCTTCCTCGCCCAGCCCGTGGCGCTGGCCATGTTCCCCCGTGCGGTGACCTCTGCGCGGCGGGCCATCTTCTTTGCGCCTTTTCTGTTCGCGCTCCTGAGTTCACTCGCGGCCGCCGTGCTGATCGCGCTTGTCCCCGCCGTTCCCATGCGCCTGATGTACGGCATCGACGGCGGCGCCTATCTCGACTGCGCCCGCCTCTACGTCTGGGCTGCGCTTCCCATCAGCTTGGTCGGTATCGTGTCCAAGTACCTCTGGGCGCGTCATCTGACCGGCCGCACGCTCGGCCTGCTTCCGCTCGTGACGGGTTATCTGATGGCCCTTTTCGCTTTCCATGAGACTCCTCGTCAGATGATCGCCTGTGTGGCGGCAGGGGGGTGGCTGTCGATCGCCTTCCTTATGATCTCGATGTTCGGCGGACGCGGAAAGCGCATACTGCAGAAGGAAGCACGATCGTGA
- a CDS encoding sulfotransferase family protein produces the protein MNAGSPSSPAFIVPGGEKCGTTSLYRYLRAHPGCYVPTKDTYLFNRDAVRRLPGFRGRIYTEAEYRALFGRVSGERAPVSGEVASSYLYTHRESAPTIRDLVGDVRILILLRNPVDRAYSNYMHYVRDMNELRTFEDAVEQELSGGADAIPWNRHYIAMGYYADPVRTYLEHFSRVRVELFEDMIQRFDPWIAGVYEWLGLDSAFRPPDVAALNRSGVPVNRWIQKVFFKPSPWKLKLKDLIIRAGLPEDTVSGCIERLRSRNLRPVRMSEAMRRRLCRVYREDVGVLEHLTGRDLSHWLEADQRKATE, from the coding sequence ATGAACGCCGGGAGCCCTTCATCGCCTGCTTTTATCGTGCCGGGCGGAGAGAAGTGCGGAACGACCTCGCTCTATCGCTATCTTCGTGCCCATCCCGGATGTTACGTGCCCACCAAGGACACCTATCTGTTCAACCGGGATGCCGTGCGGAGGCTGCCCGGATTCCGGGGGCGGATCTATACCGAAGCGGAATACAGGGCGCTGTTCGGAAGGGTCTCCGGTGAACGTGCGCCCGTGTCCGGCGAGGTGGCGAGCAGTTATCTTTACACGCACCGCGAGTCCGCGCCGACGATCCGTGACCTGGTGGGCGACGTGCGGATCCTGATTCTGCTCAGGAATCCGGTGGACCGGGCGTATTCCAATTACATGCATTATGTGCGCGATATGAACGAACTGCGCACGTTCGAGGATGCGGTCGAGCAGGAACTCAGCGGAGGCGCCGACGCGATTCCCTGGAACCGGCATTACATCGCGATGGGGTATTACGCGGATCCGGTGCGAACCTATCTGGAGCATTTTTCCCGGGTGAGGGTGGAACTGTTCGAGGACATGATACAACGTTTCGACCCTTGGATAGCCGGCGTCTACGAATGGCTCGGTCTCGATTCCGCTTTCCGCCCTCCCGATGTCGCGGCACTGAACCGTTCCGGGGTTCCCGTAAATCGATGGATCCAGAAAGTTTTTTTCAAGCCGTCGCCATGGAAACTGAAGCTGAAAGATCTCATAATCCGGGCGGGTTTGCCGGAGGACACCGTCTCCGGGTGTATAGAGCGGTTGCGGAGCCGTAATCTTCGCCCCGTGCGTATGTCGGAGGCGATGCGTCGGCGGCTCTGCCGCGTGTATCGGGAGGACGTCGGGGTGCTGGAGCATTTGACGGGGCGCGACTTATCGCACTGGCTCGAAGCGGATCAGCGGAAGGCCACGGAATGA
- a CDS encoding dolichyl-phosphate beta-glucosyltransferase, which translates to MKLSIIIPAFNEECRLGPALERYASYFSPRYGDDVELIVCVNGSTDRTAEVAREAGKQYPQIKILIEPGRVGKGGAVMMGFREARGELVGFVDADGATPPEAFQDLVDRIGDADAIIASRWLPASRVEPKQPLSRRAASRVFNGLVRLLFGLALHDTQCGAKLFRGATLQRVLPKLGTTNWAFDVDLLYQVRRAGGTIREIPTTWSDAAGSKLRMGKASTEMAVALVRLRLVYSPFRFLVPVLGRAVSRVMRWGS; encoded by the coding sequence ATGAAACTCTCCATCATCATACCGGCGTTCAATGAGGAGTGCAGGCTCGGGCCGGCGCTGGAGCGGTATGCCTCGTACTTCTCGCCGCGGTACGGCGATGATGTCGAACTGATCGTGTGCGTCAACGGCTCGACCGACCGCACGGCGGAGGTGGCGCGCGAAGCGGGAAAGCAGTATCCGCAGATAAAAATTCTGATCGAACCCGGCCGGGTAGGGAAGGGCGGGGCGGTGATGATGGGATTCCGCGAGGCGCGCGGGGAACTCGTGGGGTTTGTGGACGCCGACGGCGCGACGCCGCCGGAGGCCTTTCAGGATCTGGTCGACCGGATCGGCGACGCGGACGCGATCATCGCTTCCCGCTGGCTTCCGGCTTCGCGCGTCGAGCCGAAACAGCCCCTTTCGCGCCGCGCCGCGTCGCGCGTGTTCAATGGGCTGGTACGGCTCCTGTTCGGACTCGCGCTCCACGATACCCAGTGCGGGGCCAAACTGTTTCGCGGGGCGACACTGCAGCGGGTGCTTCCGAAGCTCGGCACGACCAACTGGGCCTTCGACGTCGATCTGCTCTACCAGGTACGGCGCGCCGGCGGGACGATCCGCGAGATCCCCACCACCTGGAGCGACGCCGCGGGGTCGAAGCTGCGGATGGGCAAGGCGAGTACGGAGATGGCCGTGGCGCTGGTGCGGTTGAGGCTGGTGTATTCGCCCTTTCGTTTTCTCGTCCCGGTGCTGGGCCGCGCGGTGAGCCGGGTCATGAGGTGGGGGTCATGA